The proteins below come from a single Mus musculus strain C57BL/6J chromosome 5, GRCm38.p6 C57BL/6J genomic window:
- the Cfap73 gene encoding cilia- and flagella-associated protein 73: MAVTWEEYFRLVFSEKVQPKPLEQTGDDSSVLQLILEKKEELAVADLGLQAQKKEYRSTIESVNQRWRELEQKGQELQGSVISYDKFLKEVEARRAARKAIEERKITGNLDAELRRLRTQLKELRLQRARLQRKVQRLEPCARILKRALEKRPVFEEVSDLVARFETLVSTKAALKLEEQKRLVEMESTRAQLLSLQSEKQDEMLNLNQQRTQLVEQLEAAREHRQQWESKWTEILNSASEKTLLLGRARMAVLNLYHLVRLQQGRRQTLDVRDVEGQLEEVKRFIMNISATLAKLALAQPTATAS, translated from the exons ATGGCAGTGACCTGGGAGGAGTATTTCCGCCTGGTCTTCAGCGAGAAAGTGCAACC GAAGCCACTGGAGCAGACTGGGGATGACAGTTCGGTCTTGCAGCTTATattggagaagaaggaagagttaGCAGTTGCGGACCTGGGTTTGCAGGCCCAGAAGAAG GAATACCGCAGCACGATAGAGTCCGTGAACCAGCGCTGGAGAGAGCTGGAGCAGAAAGGACAGGAGCTACAGGGCTCCGTCATCTCCTATGACAAATTCCTGAAG GAAGTTGAGGCCCGGCGTGCAGCGCGGAAAGCCATAGAGGAGCGGAAGATAACGGGCAACCTGGACGCCGAGTTGAGGCGGCTGCGTACACAGCTGAAGGAGCTGCGGCTGCAACGCGCGCGGCTGCAGCGGAAAGTGCAGCGTCTGGAGCCCTGCGCGCGAATACTGAAGCGAGCCCTGGAAAAGCGGCCTGTG TTTGAGGAGGTTTCTGACCTGGTGGCGCGCTTCGAGACCCTGGTAAGCACAAAGGCAGCACTGAAGCTGGAGGAACAAAAACGACTGGTGGAGATGGAGTCGACCCGTGCGCAGCTGCTTAGTTTGCAGAGTGAGAAGCAGGATGAGATGCTGAATCTGAACCAGCAACGGACGCAACTGGTGGAGCAGTTGGAGGCGGCGCGCGAGCACAGACAGCAGTGG GAATCTAAgtggactgaaattctgaactCAGCATCGGAAAAGACGCTGCTCCTGGGACGTGCTAGGATGGCTGTGCTCAACCTGTATCATCTTGTTCGCCTGCAACAGGGTCGGAGGCAAACCCTGGATGTGAGGGACGTGGAGGGGCAGCTGGAGGAG GTGAAGCGGTTTATCATGAACATCTCAGCCACACTGGCCAAACTTGCCCTGGCTCAGCCTACAGCTACTGCTTCCTAA
- the Ddx54 gene encoding ATP-dependent RNA helicase DDX54 encodes MAAGRRVGPGPPSRPTMAPWKKKRLRKRRTGASQGRDSDSDDGEFEIQAEDDARARKLGPGRALPSFPTSECVSDVEPDTREMVRAQNKKKKKSGGFQSMGLSYPVFKGIMKKGYKVPTPIQRKTIPVILDGKDVVAMARTGSGKTACFLLPMFERLKARSAQTGARALILSPTRELALQTMKFTKELGKFTGLKTALILGGDKMEDQFAALHENPDIIIATPGRLVHVAVEMNLKLQSVEYVVFDEADRLFEMGFAEQLQEIIGRLPGGHQTVLFSATLPKLLVEFARAGLTEPVLIRLDVDSKLNEQLKTSFLLVREDTKAAVLLYLLQNVVRPQDQTVVFVATKHHAEYLTELLMGQGVSCAHIYSALDQTARKINLAKFTHNKCSTLIVTDLAARGLDIPLLDNVINYSFPAKGKLFLHRVGRVARAGRSGTAYSLVAPDEVPYLLDLHLFLGRSVTLARPCEEPSVADAVGRDGVLGRVPQSVVDDEDSSLQTAMGASLDLQGLHRVANNAQQQYVRSRPAPSPESIKRAKELDLAELGLHPLFSSCFEEGELQRLRLVDSIKNYRTRTTIFEINASSKDPSSQMMRAKRQRDRKAVASFQQRRQERQEGPADPAPQRELPQEEEEEMVETVEGVFTEVVGQKRPRPGPSQGAKRRRMETRQRDQEFYVPYRPKDFDSERGLSVSGAGGAFEQQVAGAVLDLMGDEAQNMSRGQQQLKWDRKKKRFVGQSGQEDKKKIKTESGRFISSSYKRDLYQKWKQKQKIDDRDSEEEGPSNQRGPGPRRGGKRGRSQGTSQPRASSVPAGRMRSELKTKEQILKQRRQAQKQRFLQRGGLKQLSARNRRRAQELRQGAFGRGAPSRKGKMRKRM; translated from the exons ATGGCTGCTGGCAGACGTGTGGGACCTGGCCCGCCGTCGCGTCCCACCATGGCGCCGTGGAAGAAGAAGAGGCTGCGGAAACGCCGAACTGGGGCTTCCCAAGGCCGCGACAGCGACTCGGATGACGGCGAGTTCGAGATCCAGGCGGAGGATGACGCCCGGGCGAGGAAG CTGggccctggcagagccttgcCCTCATTTCCTACCTCAGAGTGCGTATCAGATGTGGAGCCCGACACTCGGGAGATGGTGCGAGcccagaacaagaaaaagaagaagtctGGAGGCTTCCAGTCCATGG GCCTGAGTTACCCTGTGTTCAAGGGGATCATGAAAAAGGGCTACAAGGTGCCGACGCCCATCCAGAGGAAG ACCATCCCCGTGATCTTggatggcaaggatgtggtggCCATGGCCCGGACAGGCAGTGGCAAGACGGCCTGCTTCCTCCTCCCGATGTTTGAGCGGCTGAAGGCACGCAGTGCACAGACGGGGGCTCGAGCCCTCATCCTCTCACCCACCCGGGAGCTGGCCCTGCAGACCATGAAGTTCACTAAAGAG ctAGGCAAGTTCACCGGCCTCAAGACTGCCTTGATCCTGGGTGGAGACAA AATGGAAGACCAGTTTGCAGCCCTGCACGAGAACCCTGACAT AATCATTGCCACCCCTGGGCGTCTGGTGCATGTGGCTGTGGAGATGAACTTGAAGCTGCAGAGTGTGGAGTATGTGGTGTTCGATGAAGCAGACAG GCTCTTTGAAATGGGCTTTGCTGAGCAGCTACAGGAGATCATAGGCCGCCTTCCTGGGGGCCACCAGACGGTGCTGTTCTCAGCTACACTGCCCAAGCTGCTGGTGGAATTTGCACGGGCAG GCCTCACAGAGCCCGTGCTCATCCGCCTGGACGTAGACTCCAAGCTCAATGAGCAGCTCAAG ACCTCCTTCCTCCTTGTGCGCGAAGACACCAAGGCTGCTGTGCTCCTCTACCTGCTGCAGAATGTCGTTCGGCCCCAGGACCAGACTGTGGTGTTTGTAGCCACAAAGCACCATGCGGAGTACCTCACAGAG TTGCTGATGGGCCAGGGTGTGAGTTGCGCCCACATCTATAGTGCCTTGGACCAGACGGCCCGCAAGATCAACTTGGCCAAGTTCACACACAACAAATGTTCCACCCTCATCGTGACTGACCTGGCCGCCCGGGGCCTGGACATCCCACTGCTGGACAACGTCATCAACTACAGCTTCCCTGCCAAGGGCAAGCTCTTCCTGCACCGAGTGG GCCGTGTGGCCCGAGCAGGCCGAAGTGGCACAGCCTATTCTTTGGTGGCCCCAGACGAGGTCCCCTACCTGCTTGACCTACACCTGTTCCTGGGCCGCTCTGTCACCCTGGCCCGTCCTTGTGAGGAGCCTTCAG TGGCAGATGCGGTTGGCAGGGACGGAGTGCTGGGTCGCGTGCCCCAGAGTGTAGTGGATGATGAGGACAGCAGCCTGCAGACTGCCATGGGGGCATCCCTGGATCTTCAGGGCCTGCACCGCGTGGCCAACAACGCTCAGCAGCAGTATGTGCGCTCACGGCCAGCGCCCTCGCCTGAGTCCATCAAGAGAGCCAAGGAGCTGGACCTGGCAGAGCTGGGCTTGCACCCACTCTTCA GCTCATGCTTTGAGGAGGGAGAGCTCCAACGCCTGAGGCTGGTGGACAGCATCAAGAACTATCGCACGCGCACA ACCATCTTTGAGATCAATGCCTCCAGCAAGGACCCAAGCAGCCAAATGATGCGTGCCAAGCGGCAGAGGGACCGGAAAGCTGTTGCCAGTTTCCAGCAGCGGCGCCAGGAAAGGCAGGAAGGCCCAGCTGACCCAGCCCCCCAGAGGGAGCtgcctcaggaggaggaggaggagatggttgAGACTGTAGAG GGTGTCTTCACAGAAGTCGTGGGCCAGAAACGGCCAAGGCCGGGACCCAGCCAAGGAGCCAAGAGGCGGAGGATGGAGACCCGTCAGCGAGACCAGGAGTTTTATGTCCCCTACCGGCCCAAGGATTTCGACAGTGAGCGGGG GCTGAGTGTCAGTGGGGCTGGAGGGGCCTTTGAGCAGCAGGTGGCTGGTGCAGTCCTGGACCTGATGGGGGATGAAGCACAGAACATGAGCCGGGGGCAGCAGCAGCTCAAGTG GGACCGGAAGAAGAAGCGGTTTGTGGGGCAGTCAGGCcaagaagacaagaaaaagatCAAGACAGAGAGCGGCCGGTTTATCAGCAGCTCTTACAAGCGGGATCT CTACCAGaagtggaagcagaagcagaaaattGATGACCGGGACTCCGAGGAAGAAGGGCCATCCAACCAGCGAGGCCCTGGGCCCCGCAGAGGTGGAAAGCGAGGTCGTAGTCAAG GCACATCCCAGCCCCGAGCTTCCAGTGTACCCGCAGGCCGCATGCGCTCGGAACTCAAGACCAAGGAGCAAATCCTCAAGCAGCGCCGGCAAGCTCAGAAGCAGCGCTTCCTGCAGCGAGGGGGCCTGAAGCAGCTTTCAGCACGCAACCGACGCCGAGCCCAGGAGCTGCGCCAGGGCGCCTTTGGCCGGGGTGCTCCCTCCAGGAAGGGCAAGATGAGGAAAAGGATGTGA